The following are from one region of the Lujinxingia vulgaris genome:
- the trxA gene encoding thioredoxin, which translates to MTTHNFNKNNFNDEVVNADVPVIVDLWAPWCGPCRALSPVIDKLAGEFEGQVKVGKINIDEEPELAQAFNARSIPMVVAMRGNDVVDVMMGFQGEQPLRKLFEKASAAK; encoded by the coding sequence GTGACGACGCATAACTTCAACAAGAACAACTTTAATGACGAAGTGGTCAACGCCGACGTGCCCGTGATCGTGGACCTGTGGGCGCCCTGGTGCGGTCCCTGCCGCGCGCTCAGCCCGGTCATCGACAAGCTCGCTGGCGAGTTTGAAGGCCAGGTCAAGGTCGGCAAGATCAACATCGACGAGGAGCCGGAGCTGGCTCAGGCCTTCAACGCGCGCTCCATTCCCATGGTCGTGGCGATGCGCGGCAACGACGTCGTCGACGTGATGATGGGCTTCCAGGGCGAGCAGCCTCTGCGGAAGCTTTTTGAAAAGGCGAGCGCGGCGAAGTAA
- a CDS encoding tetratricopeptide repeat protein: protein MSDVKQASVALSPTYEAMWTQLTSELAPLIEDGALHQAIGRLSAMLETMGPGNEEPGARNEDDLLRGRLLSRRAELYLDLDEVDDALSDAQAAWKAGWRDAATMAVAGWASYQLDEPEAAQAYFNEAVARNDGDPGILMGRALVAVELEEYEEARADLTHALTADPDNAEILALRGEVHLRLSDLKAAERDLKAARELDAEDPDYALAMARLHMLRGQVDEALILLDIAVGEGTDVALEAILMRSHLRLARGEHRLAREDALRASNIYPEEAFAFVQLANVQLSEGKLSAGKKAAERAVMLDPSLPDAYAVRGAALQMSGEEDAAREDLERAASAPAELPMFLLGPAYDSVEMPAFDSSIFEMFGKDFDPSKFADAFGQGGTGGGPKMPGGNPMGMLDQLFDESGNIRGAFKPIFEMAIKQAPTLMKNLPKSMLGDIDEEQLKKMDLSNLSAEDLEKQMRDFYTMMKSGKGPGAPEAGDDAGSDEVDSPEKIDEE, encoded by the coding sequence ATGAGTGATGTAAAGCAGGCCTCCGTCGCGCTCAGCCCGACCTACGAGGCGATGTGGACGCAGCTCACCTCCGAGCTTGCGCCTCTGATCGAAGACGGCGCGCTGCATCAGGCCATCGGTCGACTCAGCGCGATGCTCGAGACGATGGGGCCGGGCAACGAGGAGCCGGGCGCGCGCAACGAAGATGATCTTCTGCGGGGGCGGCTCTTAAGCCGGCGCGCCGAGCTTTATCTGGATCTCGATGAAGTCGACGACGCGCTCTCCGACGCCCAGGCTGCCTGGAAGGCCGGCTGGCGCGACGCGGCCACGATGGCCGTGGCGGGGTGGGCCAGCTACCAGCTCGATGAGCCGGAGGCGGCGCAGGCCTATTTCAATGAGGCGGTCGCGCGTAACGATGGGGATCCGGGCATTCTGATGGGGCGGGCGTTGGTGGCCGTGGAACTCGAGGAGTACGAGGAGGCCCGCGCCGATCTGACCCACGCGCTCACCGCCGATCCAGATAACGCCGAGATCCTGGCGTTGCGCGGTGAAGTTCACCTGCGGTTGAGCGATCTGAAGGCGGCCGAGCGCGACTTGAAGGCCGCCCGGGAACTCGATGCCGAAGATCCCGATTACGCCCTGGCCATGGCCAGGCTGCATATGCTGCGCGGGCAGGTCGATGAGGCGCTGATTCTGCTCGATATCGCCGTTGGCGAGGGCACCGATGTGGCGCTGGAGGCGATCTTGATGCGCAGCCACCTGCGCCTGGCGCGCGGGGAGCATCGCCTGGCGCGCGAAGACGCGCTGCGCGCCTCCAACATCTATCCGGAAGAAGCGTTTGCCTTTGTGCAGCTCGCCAATGTGCAGCTCTCCGAGGGCAAGCTCAGCGCCGGCAAGAAGGCCGCTGAGCGCGCCGTGATGCTCGATCCGAGCCTGCCCGATGCCTATGCGGTGCGCGGCGCGGCGCTGCAGATGAGCGGCGAAGAAGACGCCGCCCGCGAAGATCTGGAGCGCGCCGCCAGCGCCCCGGCCGAGCTGCCGATGTTCTTGCTCGGCCCGGCCTACGACTCGGTGGAGATGCCCGCCTTTGATAGCTCGATCTTCGAGATGTTCGGCAAAGATTTCGATCCCTCAAAATTCGCAGACGCCTTCGGGCAGGGCGGCACAGGCGGCGGGCCGAAGATGCCCGGGGGCAACCCCATGGGCATGCTCGATCAGCTCTTTGATGAGTCCGGCAACATCCGCGGGGCGTTTAAACCGATCTTCGAGATGGCCATCAAGCAGGCCCCCACGCTGATGAAGAATCTTCCCAAGAGCATGCTCGGCGACATCGACGAGGAGCAGCTCAAGAAGATGGATCTCTCCAACCTCTCGGCCGAGGATCTCGAAAAGCAGATGCGCGACTTCTACACGATGATGAAGTCTGGCAAAGGCCCCGGCGCGCCTGAGGCTGGCGATGATGCCGGCAGCGATGAGGTCGATTCGCCGGAGAAGATCGACGAGGAGTAA
- the topA gene encoding type I DNA topoisomerase, translating into MSKLVIVESPSKAKTIQKYLPKEFVVKASLGHIRDLPDNAGQMPAKYKKESWASLGVNIEEGFEAVYVVKDPRSKKAIKELKAELKKADALYLATDEDREGEAISWHLLEELKPKCPTHRMVFHEITKSAIERALENTREVDDHLVAAQETRRILDRLVGYPLSLLVGKKIKYGLSAGRVQSVAVRLLVERERERRRFRTGSYWDLKAQLAEKGNAFDAVLHAVDGTRVATGKDFDENTGKIAEGKNVLLLDEKQAKKMVDQLSSRPWTVNEITERPYTTRPKPPFITSTLQQEASRKLGMSASDTMRVAQSLYENGFITYMRTDSVNLSQQALNAARKAAGELYGAEYVADKPRVYASKSKGAQEAHEAIRPTGDAFVHPKKSGLKGRDRKLYDLIWKRTVASQMADAKKTSVRVDLKVSDDEHTYMFRANGNRIDFAGFMRAYVEGADDPEAALEDREVLLPALKEGGQVDCNELEAIGHETKPPARYTEASLVKVLEEEGVGRPSTYATIMSKITAGEKYGRKVGRTLVPTYMAFAVTEFLEKHFGELVDTQFTARMEDDLDEIAAGKGSKVEYLHQFYRREGAFADKVNEGEEKIEPDLAREVTLEDFPAKLKVGRYGPYVQIEVEGETKTVDVPDDIPPADLDYEKILELLEKREQGPESLGIHPEKGEPIFLMNGRFGPYFQLGERTEDNKKPPTASVPKGMKPEDVTLEQAAQLLDLPRELGKHPEDGKPVEAGIGRYGPFVKHVKEYRNLPEQEMVFTVTLEQALELLAQPKGRRSNSRKVLKELGTDPDSGKPINVLDGRYGPYVKLGKVNASLPKGTNPDDMTLEKALELIEQKNAS; encoded by the coding sequence ATGTCAAAACTCGTGATCGTCGAGTCGCCCTCCAAGGCGAAGACCATTCAAAAGTACCTGCCCAAGGAGTTTGTGGTGAAGGCCTCGCTGGGCCATATCCGCGACCTCCCGGACAACGCCGGCCAGATGCCCGCGAAGTATAAAAAGGAGTCCTGGGCCAGCCTGGGTGTGAACATCGAGGAGGGCTTTGAAGCGGTCTATGTCGTCAAAGATCCCCGCTCCAAGAAGGCCATCAAAGAGCTCAAGGCCGAGCTCAAGAAGGCCGACGCCCTCTACCTCGCGACAGATGAAGACCGTGAGGGAGAGGCGATCAGCTGGCACCTTTTGGAGGAGCTCAAGCCCAAATGCCCGACCCACCGCATGGTCTTTCACGAGATCACGAAGTCGGCGATCGAGCGCGCCCTGGAGAACACCCGCGAGGTCGATGATCACCTGGTAGCCGCGCAGGAGACTCGCCGCATCCTCGACCGCCTGGTGGGCTACCCGCTCTCGCTTTTGGTCGGCAAGAAGATCAAGTACGGGCTCTCGGCCGGGCGCGTGCAGTCGGTCGCGGTGCGACTTCTGGTGGAGCGCGAGCGCGAGCGTCGCCGCTTCCGCACCGGCTCCTACTGGGACCTCAAAGCGCAGCTCGCCGAGAAGGGCAACGCCTTCGATGCGGTGCTCCATGCGGTTGACGGCACCCGGGTGGCCACCGGCAAAGATTTTGACGAGAACACCGGCAAGATCGCCGAGGGCAAAAACGTTCTGCTCCTCGACGAGAAGCAGGCCAAAAAGATGGTCGACCAGCTGTCCAGCCGCCCCTGGACGGTCAACGAGATCACCGAGCGCCCCTACACCACCCGGCCCAAGCCGCCCTTCATCACCTCGACCCTGCAGCAGGAGGCCAGCCGTAAGCTGGGGATGTCGGCCTCCGATACGATGCGGGTTGCGCAGTCGCTCTACGAGAATGGTTTTATCACCTACATGCGTACCGACTCGGTGAACCTCTCGCAGCAGGCGCTCAACGCTGCGCGTAAGGCCGCCGGAGAGCTTTACGGTGCGGAGTACGTGGCCGATAAGCCGCGGGTCTACGCCTCGAAGTCCAAGGGCGCTCAGGAGGCCCACGAGGCGATTCGCCCCACCGGTGATGCCTTTGTGCACCCGAAGAAGTCGGGGCTTAAAGGGCGAGATCGCAAGCTCTACGATCTGATCTGGAAGCGCACCGTGGCCAGCCAGATGGCCGACGCCAAAAAGACCAGCGTGCGCGTGGACCTGAAGGTCAGCGACGACGAGCACACCTACATGTTCCGCGCCAACGGCAACCGCATCGACTTCGCGGGCTTTATGCGCGCGTACGTCGAAGGGGCCGATGATCCGGAGGCGGCCCTCGAAGATCGCGAAGTGCTCCTGCCCGCACTCAAAGAGGGCGGACAGGTCGACTGCAATGAGCTTGAGGCCATCGGTCACGAGACCAAGCCGCCGGCGCGTTACACCGAAGCCTCGCTGGTCAAGGTGCTCGAAGAAGAAGGCGTGGGCCGTCCGAGTACCTACGCCACGATCATGAGCAAGATCACCGCCGGTGAGAAGTACGGCCGCAAGGTGGGTCGCACGCTGGTGCCGACGTACATGGCCTTTGCGGTCACCGAGTTTCTCGAAAAACACTTCGGCGAGCTGGTCGATACGCAGTTTACAGCCCGGATGGAAGATGATCTCGATGAGATCGCCGCCGGCAAGGGCTCCAAAGTCGAGTACCTCCACCAGTTCTACCGCCGCGAAGGGGCGTTTGCCGACAAGGTCAATGAGGGCGAAGAGAAGATCGAGCCCGACCTTGCCCGTGAGGTCACCCTGGAGGACTTCCCGGCCAAGCTGAAGGTGGGGCGCTACGGGCCTTACGTGCAGATCGAGGTCGAGGGTGAGACCAAGACCGTCGATGTGCCCGACGACATCCCGCCGGCCGACCTGGATTATGAGAAGATCCTGGAGCTGCTGGAGAAGCGCGAGCAGGGCCCCGAGTCGCTGGGGATTCACCCGGAGAAGGGCGAGCCGATCTTTTTGATGAATGGCCGCTTTGGTCCGTATTTCCAGCTGGGTGAGCGCACCGAAGATAACAAGAAGCCGCCGACGGCCTCGGTGCCCAAGGGCATGAAGCCTGAAGATGTGACGCTGGAACAGGCCGCGCAGCTCCTCGATCTTCCGCGCGAGCTGGGCAAGCACCCCGAAGATGGCAAGCCGGTGGAGGCGGGCATCGGGCGCTACGGGCCCTTCGTCAAACACGTCAAGGAGTACCGCAACCTGCCCGAGCAGGAGATGGTCTTTACGGTGACGCTGGAGCAGGCGCTGGAGCTGCTGGCGCAGCCCAAGGGCCGCCGCTCCAACAGCCGCAAGGTGCTCAAAGAGCTGGGCACCGACCCGGACAGCGGTAAGCCCATCAACGTGCTCGACGGGCGCTACGGGCCTTATGTGAAGCTGGGCAAGGTCAACGCCTCGCTTCCCAAGGGCACCAACCCCGACGACATGACGTTGGAGAAAGCGCTGGAGCTCATCGAGCAGAAGAACGCGAGCTAA